From Nicotiana tabacum cultivar K326 chromosome 22, ASM71507v2, whole genome shotgun sequence, one genomic window encodes:
- the LOC107777768 gene encoding fe(2+) transport protein 1-like, producing the protein MAISSKYIAIFLIFIFLSFPSKITCESEDNNTTQSKCGSDTGHGCRNKNEALKLKLVAIASILVTSMIGVCLPLVSRTVPALQPDKNLFVLVKAFASGVILATGYMHVMPDSFDCLRSDCLPDNPWKKFPFTTFVAMLSAILTLSVDSYAMSYFKKYKFESGVGNVRDYAHNGKMESQICDNNISHFHGEAKVDDKAAQLLRYRVVAQVLELGIVVHSVVIGLSMGASDNPCTIRPLVAAICFHQLFEGMGLGGCILQAEYGMKIKAIMVFFFSLTTPFGIALGIGLSKVYSENSPTALIVVGLLNACSAGLLNYMALVDLLAADFLGTKLQNSMKLQSWAYLAVLLGAGGMSVMAIWA; encoded by the exons ATGGCCATTTCTTCTAAATATATTGCTatatttctcatttttattttcctttcttttccatcaaaaatcacatgtgaATCTGAAGATAATAATACTACTCAATCAAAATGTGGTTCGGATACTGGACATGGATGTAGAAACAAGAATGAGGCATTAAAGCTAAAACTTGTTGCCATTGCTTCGATTCTTGTAACTAGCATGATTGGTGTTTGTTTACCTCTTGTTTCTCGTACAGTTCCTGCCCTTCAACCCGATAAGAATTTATTCGTGTTGGTTAAGGCATTTGCTTCCGGGGTTATACTAGCCACTGGATACATGCATGTTATGCCTGACTCGTTCGATTGTCTTAGGTCAGACTGCTTACCAGATAACCCCTGGAAAAAATTTCCCTTCACGACATTTGTGGCTATGCTTTCGGCTATTTTAACTCTAAGCGTGGATTCATATGCAATGAGTTACTTTAAGAAGTATAAATTTGAAAGTGGAGTAGGAAATGTAAGAGATTATGCTCATAATGGAAAGATGGAGTCGCAAATTTGTGATAATAATATTAGCCACTTTCATGGAGAAGCCAAAGTTGATGATAAAGCTGCACAATTGCTTAGGTATCGCGTGGTAGCTCAG GTTTTGGAGCTAGGAATTGTGGTGCACTCAGTAGTGATAGGATTATCAATGGGAGCATCTGATAATCCATGTACAATTAGGCCACTAGTAGCTGCTATATGCTTTCATCAACTTTTTGAAGGAATGGGTCTAGGTGGTTGCATTCTTCAG GCCGAATATGGTATGAAGATAAAAGCAATAATGGTGTTTTTTTTCTCATTAACAACACCATTTGGAATAGCACTTGGAATAGGTTTATCAAAAGTGTATAGTGAAAATAGTCCAACAGCACTAATAGTGGTGGGATTGCTAAATGCATGTTCAGCTGGTTTATTGAATTACATGGCATTAGTGGATCTTCTTGCAGCTGATTTCTTGGGGACTAAATTGCAGAATAGTATGAAACTTCAATCATGGGCTTATCTTGCTGTTTTACTAGGTGCTGGTGGCATGTCTGTTATGGCTATATGGGCCTAA
- the LOC107777766 gene encoding glucan endo-1,3-beta-glucosidase precursor (The RefSeq protein has 2 substitutions compared to this genomic sequence), giving the protein MALWYLFNKRSLGAAVLILVGLLMCNIQITGAQSNIGVCYGEIANNLPSEQDVINLYKANGIRKMRIYYPDTNIFKALNGSNIEIILEVPNQDLEALANSSIANGWVQDNIRSHFPYVKFKYISIGNEVSPTNNGQYSQFLLHAMKNVYNALAAAGLQDKIKVSTATYSGLLANTYPPKDSIFREELKSFINPIIEFLARNNLPLLANIYPYFGHIYNTVDVPLSYALFNQQETNSTGYQNLFDALLDSIYFAVEKAGGPNVEIIVSESGWPSEGNSAATIENAQTYYRNLVNHVKGGAGTPKKPGRIIETYLFAMFDENEKQGEITEKHFGLFYPNRAAKYQLNFMYSDS; this is encoded by the exons ATGGCTTTGTGGTACTTATTCAATAAAAGGAGTCTTGGTGCAGCTGTCCTTATACTTGTTGGGCTGTTAATGTGCAATATCCAGATTACAG GGGCACAGTCTAATATTGGAGTATGCTATGGGGAAATTGCCAACAATTTACCATCAGAACAAGATGTCATAAACCTATACAAGGCTAATGGTATTAGAAAGATGAGAATCTACTATCCTGATACAAATATCTTCAAAGCTCTCAATGGAAGTAACATTGAGATCATTCTTGATGTCCCAAATCAAGATCTTGAAGCCCTAGCCAATTCTTCAATAGCCAATGGTTGGGTTCAAGATAATATTAGAAGTCATTTCCCTTATGTTAAATTCAAATACATATCTATAGGAAATGAAGTCTCTCCCACAAATAATGGTCAATATTCACAATTTCTTCTTCATGCAATGAAAAATGTGTACAATGCATTAGCAGCTGCAGGGTTGCAAGATAAGATCAAGGTCTCAACTGCAACATATTCAGGGCTCTTAGCGAATACCTACCCGCCTAAAGATAGTATTTTTCGCGAAGAACTCAAGAGTTTCATTAATCCTATAATCGAATTCCTAGCACGAAATAACCTTCCACTCTTAGCCAATATTTACCCTTATTTCGGCCACATTTATAACACGGTCGATGTCCCACTTTCTTACGCACTTTTCAACCAACAAGAAACAAATTCCACAGGAtatcaaaatctttttgatgccCTTTTGGATTCTATATATTTTGCCGTAGAGAAAGCTGGAGGACCAAATGTGGAGATTATTGTATCTGAAAGTGGTTGGCCTTCTGAAGGAAACTCAGCAGCAACTATAGAAAATGCTCAGACTTATTATAGAAATTTGGTTAATCATGTAAAAGGAGGGGCAGGAACTCCAAAGAAACCTGGAAGGATTATAGAGACTTATTTATTTGCTATGTTTGATGAAAATGAAAAGCAAGGAGAAATCACAGAGAAACATTTTGGACTCTTTTATCCTAATCGGACCGCAAAATATCAACTCAACTTTATGTATAGCGATAGTTAA